A genome region from Trichoderma asperellum chromosome 7, complete sequence includes the following:
- a CDS encoding uncharacterized protein (SECRETED:SignalP(1-23)~EggNog:ENOG41~TransMembrane:1 (n4-15c23/24o264-283i)) has protein sequence MRPTAALLRVALCLSSAAPLVSAWPGWLPDIDALVVRANADSKEGNTALPTGATGGGGEGANTAEPTQPPNSKQTQTSGSNDSKTGDNKGSKTDSKNDHKTTSKKKGPTHTTFDPESPPGNVVLQTPGVFAAGAPLYRIGDYVTWGWNYTNLLGTPTAIDVLIGCSAVSETWTLTSNMTFKTSVAYTWNSSVQATDVSQPLSNNMYTLIVKDSDSAVTQIPDPGYLGTFSSYTFGLYTSQPYVDYDKWTCDACNAALAKFDHHVLGFAITMGMVTVLSFTWFVSGVDLA, from the exons ATGCGTCCCACCGCTGCATTGCTCCGAGTGGCCCTGTGCCTTTCCTCTGCCGCGCCTCTGGTGTCGGCATGGCCTGGCTGGCTCCCCGACATCGACGCCCTGGTTGTCCGTGCTAATGCTGATAGCAAAG AGGGCAATACTGCTCTGCCCACCGGCGCcactggcggcggcggcgaaggtGCCAACACGGCCGAGCCAACCCAACCCCCCAACTCAAAACAAACCCAGaccagcggcagcaatgACTCGAAAACTGGTGACAACAAGGGCTCCAAGACAGACAGCAAAAACGACCACAAGACGActagcaagaagaaggggccTACACACACCACGTTCGATCCCGAATCCCCCCCAGGAAATGTTGTGTTGCAGACGCCCGGTGTCTTTGCCGCTGGTGCTCCCCTCTACAGAATTGGCGACTACGTCACCTGGGGCTGGAATTACACCAACTTGCTCGGCACCCCAACTGCCATTGATGTTCTCATTGGCTGCTCGGCCGTCTCTGAGACGTGGACTCTTACGTCCAACATGACATTCAAGACTTCCGTGGCATACACGTGGAACAGCAGCGTCCAGGCAACCGACGTCAGCCAGCCCCTCTCCAACAACATGTACACTCTCATCGTCAAGGATTCGGATTCCGCAGTCACCCAAATCCCCGACCCTGGCTATCTTGGCACCTTTTCCTCCTATACTTTTGGCCTTTACACTTCCCAGCCATACGTTGATTATGACAAGTGGACGTGCGACGCTTGCAACGCAGCCCTGGCCAAGTTTGATCATCACGTTCTTGGATTTGCCATCACCATGGGTATGGTGACTGTGCTCAGCTTTACTTGGTTCGTGTCTGGCGTTGACCTCGCCTAA
- a CDS encoding uncharacterized protein (EggNog:ENOG41~BUSCO:EOG092D1VKT~SECRETED:SignalP(1-19)~TransMembrane:7 (n4-14c19/20o186-206i218-237o252-279i291-310o322-346i367-387o407-428i)): protein MRPLLGLLALGMSLWTAQALEVPMNEKEGSRQYCTGMYSRKSWGGPVDPFILVKFLNNTAPQGDDPVASMVIFEWRDGNLVGIPDPDLQAQRLALCDDGAIKNGYCNSTDKGQFVLAKNATDLSNQMILTKAVHLNNPVPINYPIKKTGYYCVLTEGFNIDKYSAVVEFRNAYGELPATQIPKLPFYGGMSILYALVAVFWGFLYFQHRHDILAVQNYITAILIFLTIEMILTWGFYDFQNHNGTAGVGSKVYLIVIAVLNAARNSFSFFLLLIVCMGYGVVKPTLGRTMIYIRWLAAAHFIFGIVYAVTSLLVSPESAGPFVLLIVLPLAGTLTAFYVWTLNALNLTLKDLRERKQHVKETMYKKLWWAILISVLVIFGFFFFNSFTFASASDPDFVPFHWKTRWFILDGWLNIVYFADVAWVAYVWRPTVNNRRFAMSDEIAQDDDGNFEIGDIGMPDDSDDDEEAQIGKPTHTGQDSGVTGAGLAQASSSRAVPGAQSQSTARAVPRESIDGETIFAVGDEDGDKASDSEGHSDDDEDAKLVHKKL from the exons ATGAGGCCTCTTCTCGGGCTTCTCGCCCTGGGCATGTCCCTCTGGACCGCCCAGGCGCTGGAGGTTCCAATG aacgaaaaagaaggctCTCGCCAGTACTGCACCG GAATGTACAGTCGCAAGTCTTGGGGTGGTCCGGTCGATCCCTTCATCCTCGTCAAGTTTCTCAACAACACTGCCCCTCAGGGGGACGATCCCGTCGCCAGCATGGTCATATTCGAGTGGAGAGACGGCAATTTGGTGGGAATCCCGGATCCAGATCTCCAAGCCCAG CGACTTGCGCTCTGCGACGACGGTGCCATCAAGAACGGATACTGCAACTCAACCGATAAGGGGCAATTTGTTCTGGCAAAGAATGCGACCGACTTATCCAACCAGATGATCTTGACCAAGGCTGTCCACCTAAACAACCCGGTTCCCATCAACTACCCCATCAAGAAGACCGGATACTACTGTGTCCTCACTGAAGGATTCAACATTGATAAGTACAGTGCCGTGGTCGAATTCCGGAACGCCTATGGAGAGCTACCAGCAACCCAGATCCCGAAGCTCCCTTTTTACGGCGGAATGTCTATTTTATACGCCTTGGTAGCTGTCTTTTGGGGCTTCCTTTACTTCCAACACCGACATGACATTC TTGCTGTGCAAAATTACATCACGGccattctcatcttcttgacAATTGAAATGATTCTGACATGGGGATTCTATG ATTTCCAGAATCATAATGGTACTGCTGGTGTGGGCAGCAAAGTCTATCTCATCGTCATTGCAGTCCTTAATGCCGCTCGAAattcattttcattcttcCTGCTTCTTATTGTCTGCATGGGATACGGTGTTGTCAAGCCTACTCTTGGGCGTACCATGATCTACATCAGatggcttgctgctgcgcattTCATTTTCGGCATTGTCTACGCAGTCACGAGCTTGCTGGTATCACCAGAAAGTGCTG GGCCTTTCGTTCTCCTCATTGTCCTCCCACTGGCTGGCACTTTGACGGCTTTCTACGTTTGGACACTTAACGCGTTGAACTTGACCCTCAAAGACCTGCGGGAGAGAAAGCAGCATGTCAAGGAAACAATGTACAAGAAGCTGTGGTGGGCTATTCTCATTAGCGTCTTGGtcatttttggctttttcttcttcaacagcttcaCCTTTGCGTCGGCTAGCGACCCCGATTTCGTTCCCTTCCACTGGAAGACCAGATGGTTCATCTTGGACGGCTGGCTTAACATTGTGTATTTCGCTGACGTTGCCTGGGTGGCATACGTCTGGCGACCAACCGTCAACAACCGTCGCTTCGCCATGAGTGACGAGATTGCTCAAGACGACGACGGAAACTTTGAAATTGGAGACATTGGCATGCCTGACGACTcggacgatgacgaagaggcgCAAATCGGCAAGCCTACTCATACTGGACAAGACAGCGGCGTGACAGGTGCCGGGCTCGCACaggctagcagcagcagagctgtACCAGGGGCTCAGTCACAATCAACAGCCCGTGCTGTCCCTCGAGAGTCCATTGACGGAGAGACGATATTTGCAGTTGGCGACGAAGACGGCGACAAGGCATCGGACAGCGAGGGCCatagcgatgatgacgaggatgctAAGCTTGTACACAAGAAACTATGA
- the CYP8 gene encoding Peptidyl-prolyl cis-trans isomerase cyp8: protein MGKGTDKLYITHSEWSSADAFSANVGANASRSNTSQIPFRRLPFNFCAASLQPFKNPVCTADGTIFDVEVISAWLEKHPNQNPVNSQPLQKKDLIRLVFARNAEADSLGAGLSDGKGDLVDPVTYKVFTDNTHIVAIRHGSYANVFAWDTVERMNIKAKMWQDLLDDQPFTRADIITLQDPQNMASRNLDQFKYLQDGEQAQLTKEQQEERQAGNINAGALGSMGDKVLKAKAAVEKARKAREAGGDINKSSGALERAKNTASSSAAARQPAIQDKKITANAAAYTTGKAAASFTSTGLTPETSGERALLTDEEFMLKPKRVKAKGYARIETNLGNLTIELQTETAPKAVWNFIRLAQTGYYRGVAFHRNIPNFMIQGGDPTGTGKGGTSIWGKNFNDEFDGPLTHNARGIVSMANKGKNTNSSQFFITYKPTPHLDRKHTIFGRIESGLDVLTKMEDVPTDGSNRPLNKIVIKDIVVFVDPFEEFQAQKNEKERLDRQQEEIQRQGGTEDDKTTWTGKRLRGDGTFDKPDAKQSIGKYLDKEAMGQASNSRTRGRDEDTDNVDTWETQPRKKMKSGGGFGNFDSW from the exons ATGGGCAAAGGTACTGATAAACTCTAT ATCACCCACTCCGAATGGTCCTCCGCAGACGCCTTCTCCGCCAACGTCGGCGCCAACGCCTCCCGCTCCAACACCTCCCAGATCCCCTTCCGCCGCCTCCCCTTCAACTTCTGCGCCGCCTCCCTCCAGCCGTTCAAGAACCCGGTCTGCACCGCCGACGGCACAATCTTCGACGTCGAGGTCATCTCCGCCTGGCTCGAGAAGCACCCGAACCAGAACCCGGTCAACTCCCAGCCCCTGCAAAAGAAGGACCTCATCCGCCTCGTCTTTGCGCGCAATGCAGAGGCCGACTCGCTGGGCGCCGGCCTGAGCGACGGTAAAGGCGATCTCGTCGACCCCGTCACCTACAAGGTCTTCACCGACAACACGCACATTGTCGCGATCCGGCACGGCAGCTACGCCAATGTCTTCGCGTGGGATACCGTCGAGCGCATGaacatcaaggccaagatgtGGCAGGACCTGCTCGACGACCAGCCCTTTACGCGCGCCGACATCATCACCCTGCAAGACCCCCAGAACATGGCGAGCCGAAACCTAGACCAGTTCAAGTACCTGCAAGACGGCGAGCAGGCGCAATTGACAaaggagcagcaagaagaacgGCAGGCCGGAAACATCAACGCCGGCGCGCTGGGCAGCATGGGAGACAAGGTGCTCAAGGCGAAAGCCGCCGTAGAAAAGGCGCGCAAGGCGAGGGAAGCAGGCGGCGACATCAACAAGAGCTCAGGGGCGCTAGAAAGGGCGAAAAAcaccgcttcttcttctgccgcCGCACGGCAGCCCGCGATACAAGACAAGAAGATTACCGCCAACGCGGCGGCATACACCACCGGCAAGGCCGCAGCCAGCTTCACCAGCACCGGCCTAACCCCCGAGACGAGCGGCGAGAGGGCGCTCCTCACCGACGAGGAGTTTATGCTCAAGCCGAAGCGTGTCAAGGCCAAAGGCTACGCCAGGATAGAGACCAACCTGGGCAACCTCACCATCGAGCTCCAGACTGAGACGGCTCCCAAGGCGGTATGGAACTTCATCAGGCTCGCGCAGACAGGCTACTACCGGGGCGTCGCATTCCACCGCAACATCCCAAACTTCATGATCCAAGGCGGCGACCCCACAGGAACAGGAAAAGGAGGCACCAGCATATGGGGCAAGAATTTCAACGACGAATTCGACGGCCCATTGACACACAATGCGCGCGGCATAG TCTCCATGGCCAACAAAGGCAAAAACACAAACTCGTCCCAATTCTTCATCACCTACAAACCCACCCCGCACCTCGATCGCAAGCACACAATCTTCGGCCGCATCGAGTCCGGCCTCGACGTCCTCACCAAGATGGAAGACGTCCCCACCGACGGCTCCAACCGGCCGCTCAACAAGATCGTCATCAAGGACATtgtcgtcttcgtcgacCCCTTTGAGGAGTTCCAGGCGCAGAAAAACGAAAAGGAGCGTCTCGACCGCCAGCAGGAGGAGATTCAGCGACAGGGCGGCACCGAGGACGACAAGACGACGTGGACGGGCAAGCGGCTGAGGGGTGATGGCACGTTTGACAAGCCTGACGCGAAGCAGAGCATAGGCAAGTATCTAGATAAGGAGGCAATGGGGCAGGCGTCAAATAGCCGTACAAGAGGACGAGATGAGGACACAGATAATGTAGACACGTGGGAGACACAGCCACGGAAAAAGATGAAGTCGGGTGGTGGATTTGGAAATTTTGACAGCTGGTAG
- a CDS encoding uncharacterized protein (EggNog:ENOG41), with protein MVYCGKPSKGCSHCRERKIRCDQKEPGCGQCIKRRIECPGYRNMVDLMFRDESNDVIKKATSAKPRIKKLKHGVRAAPKLNAAPQIAPPRPPSPSSGALVVRNSPRPSSKALGSLKRRPKNSPLLSVLLAGPYDDQDRSDEDAWVTHTYPYEYERIVRRGRSDDDDDDDDYDDDDDNDDYFDFDLDAAGGDTLIHIPYAPSISLQERGTAFFFSRYVATDLGCYQNYDFIYDIWKPPTMSRPRRFEVPPQAPPLKKADALISAGMTAVGLVGLSKITGDRETMLRAQQSYGAALQLANAALRDPREAVEDSTMLGVLILGTYEFISGRTPQTLHAWQEHINGAATLATLRGQDQFHTKAGVRMFTMLCHSVLISCIQSGLPMPKAIVDLRNELRNVADSKLPAWRVIDPLYKALQIRHDIKHRRITGVDDIIGSLVEIEDEFEMLIRGLPPSWRYQEVSLTKANPAIMGRTCHVYPGLTQATSWNAVRTMRILVQETILEQLCYSAEDPTTLPMRHQLHLVKAMKMLRKLGEAVVGSVPQHFGLVSSRDIKYNKHKGATLPTITAQNQSSNIVSAPLLPPAPGRDESKSPVPAWQRESVTRRPTLLDPTQSELGNGRSDSERFLTLATASNTIIWPLYTLGLSSSCTHETSAYIVDRLMSIYRETGLEQARVVAGMMQNKQESLTWASIPTTRLPSLSDDALPLVV; from the exons atggtcTACTGCGGCAAGCCCTCCAAGGGCTGCTCTCACTGCAGAGAGCGCAAGATCCGA TGCGATCAGAAAGAACCGGGATGCGGCCAGTGCATCAAGCGCCGCATAGAATGTCCGGGCTACCGCAACATGGTAGATCTCATGTTCCGCGACGAAAGCAACGATGTCATCAAAAAGGCCACCTCGGCCAAGCCGCGCATCAAGAAACTGAAACATGGCGTACGGGCCGCTCCGAAGCTAAACGCGGCGCCTCAAATCGCGCCACCACgcccgccgtcgccatcgtcggGGGCTCTAGTCGTCCGCAACAGTCCTCGGCCGTCGTCAAAGGCCCTGGGTTCCCTCAAGCGTCGCCCCAAGAACTCGCCCCTTCTGTCCGTCCTCCTGGCTGGCCCGTATGACGACCAAGATCGCTCTGACGAGGATGCCTGGGTGACCCATACCTATCCGTACGAGTATGAACGCATTGTTCGGCGCGGCCgtagcgacgacgacgacgacgacgatgactatgacgacgacgacgacaacgacGATTACTTTGATTTCGACTTGGACGCTGCTGGCGGCGACACCCTGATCCATATTCCCTATGCACCATCCATCTCGCTCCAAGAGCGTGgcaccgccttcttcttctctcgttATGTTGCCACAGACCTTGGCTGCTATCAGAACTACGACTTCATCTACGACATCTGGAAACCCCCTACCATGAGCCGACCTCGCAGGTTCGAAGTGCCCCCTCAGGCTCCTCCTCTCAAGAAAGCAGATGCCCTCATCTCTGCCGGTATGACGGCCGTTGGCTTGGTCGGTCTCTCCAAAATCACGGGTGATAGGGAGACAATGCTGCGCGCCCAGCAGAGCTACGGCGCCGCTCTCCAGCTGGCCAACGCCGCCCTCCGAGACCCAAGAGAGGCTGTCGAGGACAGCACCATGCTGGGCGTTCTCATCCTCGGCACATATGAATTCATATCTGGACGCACCCCTCAAACCCTCCACGCTTGGCAGGAACACATCAATGGTGCCGCTACGCTCGCCACCCTGAGAGGCCAAGACCAGTTTCACACAAAGGCCGGCGTCAGAATGTTCACCATGCTATGCCACTCTGTGCTCATCAGCTGCATCCAGAGCGGCCTGCCCATGCCAAAGGCCATTGTGGACTTGCGGAACGAATTGCGAAATGTGGCGGACAGCAAGCTACCCGCATGGCGTGTTATTGATCCCCTGTACAAGGCCCTTCAGATCCGACACGACATTAAGCATAGGCGCATCACCGGCGTGGATGACATCATTGGTAGTCTCGTTGAAATCGAAGACGAGTTTGAAATGCTCATTCGGGGGCTGCCGCCATCTTGGCGTTACCAGGAAGTCAGCCTCACCAAGGCCAACCCGGCCATCATGGGCCGTACGTGTCACGTCTATCCTGGCCTCACCCAAGCCACTTCCTGGAACGCAGTACGAACCATGAGGATACTTGTCCAGGAGACGATATTAGAGCAGCTGTGCTACAGTGCTGAGGATCCGACGACTCTTCCGATGCGCCATCAGTTGCATCTGGTCAAGGCAATGAAAATGCTACGCAAGCTCGGCGAGGCAGTCGTCGGCAGCGTCCCTCAGCACTTTGGCCTCGTCAGCTCCCGAGATATCAAGTATAATAAACATAAAGGGGCAACTCTGCCTACCATTACCGCCCAGAACCAGTCTTCGAACATTGTCTCAGCACCTCTCTTGCCGCCGGCTCCCGGGAGAGATGAAAGCAAATCTCCCGTCCCTGCCTGGCAGCGCGAGAGTGTAACCCGGCGGCCGACGTTGCTGGATCCAACGCAATCAGAACTGGGCAACGGCCGAAGTGACTCGGAGAGGTTTTTGACCCTGGCCACGGCTAGCAACACCATCATCTGGCCACTGTACACACTTGGCCTGTCATCGTCTTGCACCCACGAGACGAGCGCCTACATCGTTGACAGACTCATGTCAATCTATCGCGAGACCGGCTTGGAACAGGCCCGAGTTGTCGCAGGCATGATGCAGAACAAACAGGAGTCTTTGACTTGGGCTAGCATCCCAACAACTCGTCTACCGTCTTTGTCTGATGATGCATTGCCTCTCGTTgtatag